The Hymenobacter sp. DG01 genome has a segment encoding these proteins:
- a CDS encoding LytTR family DNA-binding domain-containing protein yields MTTTPAPVRCLIVDDEPLAHQVLTQFIGQTPGLTLTGKCRNAMEAYEHLAQQPVDLLFLDIEMPLMTGLDFLRNLRQPPKTVLTTAYREYAYEGYELDVLDYLLKPFSYERFMKAISRLPALQPAPPAEETAEKYLLVKERQGLLKVPHRDIIYVEGCKDYVKLMTATKTYLLHQTMKEMVEILGPSYLRVHRSFIVAAAHIKLLQPDTVQLLDATLIPIGNSYKADLLAFFKK; encoded by the coding sequence ATGACGACTACCCCTGCTCCGGTCCGGTGCCTGATTGTGGACGATGAGCCGCTGGCCCACCAGGTACTCACACAGTTTATCGGCCAGACGCCCGGCCTCACGCTCACCGGCAAGTGCCGCAACGCCATGGAAGCCTACGAGCACCTGGCCCAGCAGCCCGTGGACTTGCTGTTTCTGGATATCGAAATGCCCCTGATGACGGGCCTCGACTTTCTGCGCAATCTGCGCCAGCCGCCCAAAACCGTCCTCACCACCGCCTACCGCGAATACGCCTACGAAGGCTACGAGTTGGACGTGCTCGACTACCTGCTCAAGCCGTTTTCCTACGAGCGGTTCATGAAGGCCATCAGCCGCCTGCCGGCCCTGCAGCCCGCCCCGCCCGCCGAGGAAACTGCCGAAAAGTACTTGCTGGTGAAGGAGCGCCAGGGTCTGCTGAAAGTACCGCACCGCGACATTATCTACGTGGAAGGCTGCAAGGACTACGTGAAGCTGATGACGGCCACCAAAACCTACCTGCTCCACCAAACCATGAAGGAAATGGTGGAAATACTAGGCCCCAGCTACCTGCGCGTGCACCGCTCCTTCATCGTGGCCGCCGCCCACATCAAACTCCTCCAGCCCGACACGGTGCAGCTCCTCGACGCTACCCTTATTCCCATCGGCAACTCCTACAAAGCCGACCTGCTGGCCTTCTTCAAGAAGTAG
- a CDS encoding pseudouridine synthase — translation MHPLRRPYPAYMPQRHFLLYKPYGYLSQFTSEFEREQRKKRFLGELYDFPAGTMAIGRLDEHSEGLLLLTTDGQTSAQVRGKDIEKEYYAQVDGLITDEAVAQLQAGVEIGLRDVRYHTLPCQVRRLPETPALPPRGRRIRSDRHGPTSWVSITVTEGKFRQVRKMTAAAGFPTLRLVRVRIGGITLGDLQPGEAREVSELVVPTGSAPG, via the coding sequence TTGCACCCCCTTCGCCGCCCCTACCCCGCCTACATGCCCCAACGCCACTTCCTGCTTTACAAACCCTACGGCTACCTTAGCCAGTTTACCAGCGAGTTTGAGCGGGAGCAGCGGAAGAAACGATTTCTGGGCGAGCTGTACGATTTTCCGGCTGGCACCATGGCCATTGGCCGCCTCGATGAGCACAGCGAAGGGCTGCTTCTGCTCACCACCGACGGGCAGACCAGCGCCCAGGTGCGCGGCAAGGACATCGAGAAGGAGTACTACGCCCAGGTAGATGGCCTGATTACCGACGAAGCCGTGGCTCAACTGCAGGCCGGCGTAGAGATTGGCCTGCGCGACGTGCGCTACCACACCCTGCCCTGCCAGGTGCGCCGCCTGCCCGAAACGCCCGCCCTACCCCCACGCGGCCGCCGCATCCGCTCCGACCGCCACGGGCCCACCAGCTGGGTCTCCATCACGGTAACGGAGGGGAAATTCCGGCAGGTGCGTAAAATGACGGCGGCGGCTGGTTTTCCTACTCTGCGCCTGGTGCGCGTTCGGATTGGCGGAATTACGCTGGGCGACCTGCAGCCCGGCGAGGCGCGGGAGGTATCAGAGCTGGTAGTGCCCACCGGCTCGGCTCCCGGCTAA
- a CDS encoding T-complex 10 C-terminal domain-containing protein, with translation MNKSLLLLSVASALAVAACNQNKKAANEAATTPSADTAVVVNDATTMAATSTDTDTAAYRTEADRLADRIAQDLRLTDTVVVTRVEKTYYTRGRRLNEVNTRYTTDTTGRYAALRQVNDDTDREVRTYITDPAQYRTYQENRNSYYAGTPYSNATVTTTTTETTPARRRGPAVVKYDKKANGETKIVYSNGKTVKVDKDGDTKVEYPNGTKVKRDADDGNVKVKR, from the coding sequence ATGAATAAGTCCTTGCTCTTGCTTTCAGTGGCCTCCGCCCTGGCTGTAGCCGCCTGCAATCAGAATAAGAAAGCTGCCAACGAAGCCGCCACTACCCCCTCGGCCGATACGGCCGTGGTAGTGAACGACGCCACCACCATGGCCGCCACCTCCACTGATACCGACACGGCCGCCTACCGCACCGAGGCCGACCGCCTTGCCGACCGTATTGCCCAGGACCTGCGCCTGACGGATACCGTGGTAGTAACCCGCGTAGAAAAAACCTACTACACCCGTGGCCGCCGCCTCAACGAGGTGAACACTCGCTACACCACCGATACCACCGGCCGCTACGCCGCCCTGCGCCAGGTAAACGACGACACCGACCGGGAAGTCCGGACCTACATTACCGATCCGGCCCAGTACCGCACCTATCAGGAAAACCGTAACAGCTACTACGCCGGCACGCCTTACAGCAATGCTACGGTTACCACCACTACCACAGAAACCACGCCCGCCCGGCGGCGCGGCCCTGCAGTGGTGAAATACGACAAGAAAGCTAACGGCGAAACGAAAATCGTGTACTCCAATGGCAAAACCGTGAAGGTGGACAAGGACGGCGACACGAAAGTGGAATACCCCAACGGCACCAAAGTAAAGCGCGACGCCGACGACGGCAACGTAAAGGTGAAGCGCTAA
- a CDS encoding MFS transporter — protein sequence MTQVVEEEVTPRQARWAIALFFFVSGFGFSTWASRIPTIQQQLHLSEAELGGVLFALPAGLMLTLPVTGWLLQRFSSRQVMLVGAILYNLALALLGLVEHTWQLVGLLFCFGSSRNLLNISMNAQSVGVQARYQQSIIASFHGVWSVAGFAAAAVGTLLIRQRVPTSTHFAAVAVVLTGVALYNYRHSLVLPPAPEAKRSGFSWPDKALLKFGLIAFASMACEGTMYDWSAIYFQKAVLVPKETAALGFTVYMVAMTVGRFSGDPLANRFGVKPILHYSGVLLLAGLLLAALFPVPLLAGLGFVLVGLGVSCVIPMVFGMAGRTAALSSGSAIAAVSTVGYFGFLLVPPVVGFIAEAASLRWSFGLMALLGGVVVLLVRRLPE from the coding sequence ATGACACAAGTAGTAGAGGAAGAGGTTACGCCCCGGCAGGCGCGGTGGGCCATTGCGCTGTTTTTCTTTGTCTCGGGGTTTGGGTTTTCCACCTGGGCTTCGCGCATTCCCACCATTCAGCAGCAGCTACACCTAAGCGAGGCCGAGCTGGGCGGGGTGCTATTTGCTCTGCCAGCTGGCCTTATGCTCACCTTGCCCGTAACCGGCTGGCTATTGCAGCGCTTCAGCAGCCGACAGGTGATGCTGGTGGGTGCCATCCTTTATAACCTGGCGCTGGCGCTGCTGGGACTGGTGGAGCACACCTGGCAGCTGGTGGGGCTACTGTTCTGCTTCGGCTCCTCGCGCAACCTGCTCAACATCTCCATGAATGCCCAATCGGTGGGGGTGCAGGCCCGCTACCAGCAGTCTATCATTGCCAGCTTTCACGGGGTGTGGAGCGTGGCCGGCTTCGCGGCAGCGGCCGTGGGTACTTTGCTGATTAGGCAGCGCGTGCCTACCTCCACCCACTTCGCGGCAGTAGCGGTGGTGCTTACTGGGGTGGCGCTCTACAACTACCGCCACAGCCTGGTGCTGCCGCCCGCGCCCGAAGCCAAACGCAGCGGTTTTAGCTGGCCCGATAAGGCCCTGCTGAAGTTCGGCCTGATTGCTTTTGCCTCCATGGCCTGCGAGGGCACCATGTACGATTGGAGCGCTATCTACTTTCAAAAAGCCGTATTGGTGCCCAAGGAAACCGCCGCCCTGGGCTTCACGGTGTACATGGTTGCCATGACGGTCGGGCGCTTCAGCGGCGACCCGCTGGCCAACCGCTTCGGCGTGAAGCCCATTCTGCACTACAGCGGGGTGCTGCTGCTGGCGGGCCTGCTGCTGGCCGCTCTGTTTCCGGTGCCATTGCTGGCGGGACTGGGGTTCGTGCTCGTGGGGCTGGGCGTGTCGTGCGTTATCCCGATGGTGTTTGGTATGGCCGGGCGCACGGCAGCACTCAGTTCGGGCTCAGCCATTGCAGCCGTTTCCACGGTGGGCTACTTCGGGTTTCTGCTGGTGCCGCCGGTGGTGGGCTTTATTGCCGAGGCGGCCAGCCTGCGGTGGTCGTTTGGGCTGATGGCGTTGCTGGGTGGGGTAGTGGTGCTGCTGGTGCGGCGGCTACCAGAGTAG
- a CDS encoding head GIN domain-containing protein: protein MKTATFFRTLATAALLGVSALTAAAQQTRTVSSFQAIKASGAINLFLKQGPTTEVKVDAPASVLERIKTEVQGNTLTIYREKGSMLSWGTEKVNVYITCPTLTGLEVSGASDVKSDTPFTADNFTIRASGASDVTMALNAKALTAHASGASDLRLTGRVERQQVHLSGSSDYQAYNLQSRTATVEASGASDAYVAVSEELLSRTSGSSDIHYKGKPRVKK, encoded by the coding sequence ATGAAAACCGCTACCTTCTTCCGCACCCTGGCTACAGCTGCCCTCCTGGGCGTCTCGGCCCTGACTGCTGCCGCTCAGCAAACCCGCACGGTCAGCTCGTTTCAGGCCATTAAAGCCAGCGGCGCCATCAATCTGTTTCTCAAGCAGGGCCCCACCACCGAGGTGAAGGTAGATGCCCCGGCCAGTGTACTGGAGCGCATCAAGACAGAAGTGCAGGGCAATACCCTGACCATCTACCGCGAGAAAGGCTCCATGCTGTCCTGGGGCACTGAGAAAGTGAACGTGTACATCACCTGCCCTACCCTCACGGGCCTGGAGGTAAGCGGGGCTTCGGATGTGAAAAGCGACACGCCCTTCACGGCTGACAACTTCACCATTCGGGCCAGTGGCGCTTCCGACGTGACGATGGCCCTGAACGCCAAAGCCCTGACCGCCCACGCTTCCGGGGCCTCCGACCTGCGCCTGACCGGCCGCGTAGAGCGCCAGCAGGTGCACCTCAGCGGCAGCAGCGACTACCAAGCCTACAACCTGCAAAGCCGCACCGCCACCGTAGAAGCCAGCGGCGCCTCCGATGCCTACGTGGCCGTGAGCGAGGAATTGTTGTCGCGCACCAGCGGCTCCAGCGACATCCATTATAAGGGCAAGCCCCGGGTGAAGAAGTAA
- a CDS encoding putative sensor domain DACNV-containing protein, with amino-acid sequence MLSEPTYLAARMVAPMIETHFARHHAMAMEQALPELAAPPPVQWVEAMIDAAFWASLRREEGHPPRISLTLLRPEQAGQPVVFGKRRLTPYNLLKLAPAVEQPSIHLGVWYDDEGLYVWGTASEIPPLCFVLEVVEPGLLVVKHRRADGFGKFVNVAILRGDQLQLVDAENAAVDDCPALQLFLPGQGLPTGTGETDNVLVELAAAMRAHGRGGLVLVVPPGSTAWQESIVQPMTYPVHPAYTGIAQVQQELSKRKWLEEIQRSIAIVGGFTAVDGATVITRDYHLLAFGAKVARAESSVPVDKMVLTEPVIDSVARYLHPAQNGGTRHLAAAQFVHDQHDALALVASQDGFFTLFAWSETLQMVHAHRIDVLLL; translated from the coding sequence ATGCTTTCCGAACCCACCTACCTGGCAGCCCGCATGGTAGCCCCCATGATTGAAACCCACTTTGCTCGCCACCACGCCATGGCTATGGAGCAGGCCCTGCCGGAGCTGGCCGCGCCCCCGCCCGTGCAATGGGTGGAAGCCATGATTGATGCCGCGTTCTGGGCCAGTCTGCGCCGTGAGGAAGGCCACCCGCCCCGGATTTCGCTGACCCTGCTGCGCCCCGAGCAGGCCGGGCAGCCCGTGGTGTTCGGGAAGCGCCGCCTGACGCCCTACAACCTGCTGAAGCTGGCTCCGGCCGTGGAGCAGCCCAGCATTCATCTGGGCGTGTGGTACGACGATGAGGGCCTGTACGTGTGGGGCACGGCCAGCGAAATTCCGCCCTTGTGCTTTGTGCTGGAGGTAGTGGAGCCGGGCTTGCTGGTGGTGAAGCACCGCCGCGCCGACGGCTTCGGGAAGTTTGTGAACGTAGCCATTCTGCGCGGCGACCAGCTGCAACTGGTAGATGCCGAAAACGCGGCCGTGGACGACTGCCCGGCCCTGCAGCTGTTTCTGCCGGGCCAGGGGCTGCCCACCGGCACCGGCGAAACCGACAACGTGCTGGTAGAGCTGGCGGCGGCCATGCGCGCCCACGGCCGTGGTGGCCTGGTGCTGGTGGTGCCGCCCGGCTCTACGGCCTGGCAGGAGTCTATTGTGCAGCCCATGACCTATCCCGTACACCCGGCCTACACCGGTATTGCCCAGGTGCAGCAAGAGCTGTCCAAGCGCAAGTGGCTGGAAGAAATACAGCGGAGCATTGCCATTGTGGGCGGTTTTACGGCCGTTGATGGGGCCACCGTCATTACCCGCGACTACCACCTGCTGGCCTTCGGGGCCAAAGTGGCCCGGGCGGAGTCCAGCGTCCCCGTTGATAAGATGGTGCTCACGGAGCCGGTTATCGACAGTGTGGCCCGCTACCTGCACCCCGCCCAGAACGGCGGCACCCGGCACCTGGCCGCGGCCCAGTTCGTGCACGACCAGCACGACGCCCTGGCCCTGGTGGCCTCGCAGGATGGCTTCTTTACTCTCTTCGCCTGGTCGGAAACGCTGCAGATGGTGCACGCCCACCGCATTGATGTGCTGCTGCTGTAA
- a CDS encoding sensor histidine kinase has product MQHNAPDRPSHFPLIFEILVWGLYVGMYKYAVYMESVAVRPAGGANFPYPQLVLFALAATLYIIPYYRWLVPTLLRRRRYALLGVASVLYLWWGIKVNVAAAHWLFQGVAHPPLLREFYQQGFAEAAAQVLALRNTYISLLFTDLLAFSCVAFVRYAFENEYRRRHLEKDHLALQLEQLKSQLQPHFLFNTLNSIYGLSLAGSPETPRFILLLSELMRYVLYDSGKEYIGLPEEVAFLEIYFEMEQRKYPGAQIQLSTQGPTAGVQVPPLLLLPLVENSFKHGRHHFSDKASVQATLTTSPGRLHFVIENDLLPEAPAPATKRSGGIGLVNIRQRLQLYYPGAHELHLTEHNGRYRAELTLTL; this is encoded by the coding sequence ATGCAACACAACGCCCCCGACCGGCCCAGCCACTTCCCCCTCATCTTCGAAATCCTGGTCTGGGGCCTGTACGTGGGCATGTACAAGTATGCCGTGTACATGGAAAGCGTGGCCGTGCGCCCCGCTGGCGGGGCCAACTTTCCCTACCCCCAGCTTGTTCTGTTTGCCCTGGCGGCTACCCTCTACATCATTCCGTACTACCGCTGGCTGGTGCCGACGCTGCTGCGCCGCCGGCGCTATGCGCTGCTAGGGGTGGCATCGGTGCTGTACTTGTGGTGGGGCATCAAGGTAAACGTGGCCGCCGCGCACTGGCTGTTTCAGGGGGTAGCCCACCCGCCGTTGCTGCGCGAGTTTTACCAGCAGGGTTTTGCGGAGGCGGCCGCCCAGGTGCTGGCTCTGCGCAACACTTACATCAGTCTGCTGTTCACCGATTTGCTGGCTTTTAGCTGCGTGGCGTTTGTGCGCTATGCCTTTGAGAATGAGTACCGGCGGCGCCACCTGGAGAAGGACCATTTGGCCCTGCAGCTGGAGCAGCTCAAAAGCCAGTTGCAGCCCCACTTTCTGTTCAACACGCTCAACAGCATTTACGGCCTGAGCCTGGCGGGCTCGCCGGAAACGCCACGCTTTATCCTGCTGCTCTCGGAGCTGATGCGCTATGTGCTCTACGACAGCGGCAAGGAATACATTGGTCTGCCTGAGGAGGTAGCGTTCCTGGAAATCTACTTCGAGATGGAACAGCGCAAATACCCCGGCGCCCAGATTCAGCTCAGCACCCAGGGCCCAACGGCCGGGGTGCAGGTGCCCCCGCTGCTGCTGCTGCCCCTGGTAGAAAACAGCTTCAAGCACGGTCGCCACCACTTCTCGGACAAGGCCAGCGTGCAGGCTACGCTCACTACCTCGCCGGGTCGCCTGCACTTCGTCATTGAAAACGACCTGCTGCCCGAAGCGCCCGCCCCGGCTACCAAACGCAGCGGCGGCATCGGCCTGGTCAACATCCGCCAGCGCCTGCAGCTCTATTACCCCGGCGCCCACGAGCTACACCTCACGGAACACAACGGCCGCTACCGCGCCGAGCTCACGCTTACCCTGTAA
- a CDS encoding DUF805 domain-containing protein, with amino-acid sequence MNYFLHVLRNYALFQGRARRKEYWMFVLFNIICATVILMVDGAIMATGLLTVSPFYILYTLAIIVPSLSVLVRRLHDQNKTGWWALISFVPVVGGIWLLVLLCTEGTRGDNHYGPDPKAEPVLAY; translated from the coding sequence ATGAATTACTTTTTACACGTACTACGAAACTACGCCTTATTTCAGGGCCGTGCCCGGCGCAAGGAGTACTGGATGTTTGTTTTGTTTAACATTATCTGCGCCACCGTCATTCTGATGGTGGATGGTGCGATAATGGCTACCGGACTCCTGACCGTTAGCCCCTTCTACATCCTCTACACCCTGGCTATTATCGTACCCAGCCTGTCGGTATTGGTAAGGCGCCTTCACGACCAGAACAAAACCGGGTGGTGGGCTCTGATTAGCTTCGTGCCGGTGGTAGGCGGCATCTGGCTGCTGGTGCTGCTGTGCACCGAAGGCACCCGCGGCGACAACCACTACGGCCCCGACCCCAAGGCGGAGCCGGTGCTGGCTTACTAA
- a CDS encoding L-dopachrome tautomerase-related protein: MKQLLTAALASLLLLGGCSNDDDDQALGPTLTNLNLALTPVATSTVQWTGVAVTQQGRVFANFPRMETDTIPYSVAEVSGTQATPFPDAEWNTWDRSLPPQNRFVCVQSVYVDANNFLWVLDAASPKMRGVVPGGAKLLKFDPTTRQLVQRFDFDESIAYPTSYLNDVRVDTQNNVAYLTDSGSGALIVVNLATKKTRRLLENNPSTKSENLVLTVEGRVWRNASGELPSLDSDGLALSPDRAYLYYHALTARPLYRIATQYLRDENLPPTQLPQRIELVGNTNPPDGMIFDPAGNLYLTDIQNNAVTRVTPSGELQLVAQAAQLKWPDSFSVGPDNSLYVTTSQLHIPRKERTEPYQILKMTLPQP, encoded by the coding sequence ATGAAACAACTACTTACCGCAGCTCTTGCTAGCCTGCTGCTGCTGGGCGGCTGCAGCAACGACGACGATGACCAAGCCCTGGGTCCTACCCTAACTAACCTTAACCTTGCCCTGACTCCGGTGGCCACCTCTACGGTGCAGTGGACCGGGGTAGCGGTTACCCAGCAGGGGCGGGTGTTTGCCAACTTTCCGCGCATGGAAACCGATACCATTCCTTACTCGGTGGCAGAGGTGAGCGGTACCCAAGCCACACCCTTCCCCGACGCCGAGTGGAACACCTGGGACCGGAGCCTGCCGCCCCAAAACCGCTTTGTGTGCGTGCAGAGCGTGTACGTGGATGCCAACAACTTCCTGTGGGTGCTGGATGCGGCCTCGCCCAAAATGCGCGGGGTAGTTCCCGGCGGGGCCAAGCTGCTCAAGTTCGACCCTACCACCCGCCAGCTGGTGCAGCGATTCGATTTCGATGAAAGCATTGCCTACCCTACCAGCTACCTCAACGATGTGCGCGTGGATACCCAGAATAACGTCGCCTACCTCACCGACTCGGGCTCCGGGGCGCTGATTGTGGTGAACCTGGCTACCAAAAAAACCCGCCGCCTCCTGGAAAATAACCCCTCCACCAAATCGGAAAACCTGGTGCTGACGGTGGAGGGCCGGGTATGGCGCAACGCCAGCGGCGAGCTGCCCTCCCTTGATTCTGATGGCCTGGCTCTCTCGCCTGACCGCGCCTACCTCTACTACCACGCCCTGACTGCCCGGCCGCTCTATCGCATTGCCACCCAGTACCTCCGCGACGAAAACCTGCCACCCACGCAGCTGCCCCAGCGCATTGAGCTGGTAGGCAATACCAACCCGCCCGACGGCATGATCTTCGACCCGGCCGGCAACCTCTACCTGACCGATATTCAGAACAACGCCGTCACGCGCGTTACCCCCTCCGGCGAGCTGCAGTTGGTAGCCCAGGCGGCCCAGCTGAAATGGCCCGACAGCTTTTCGGTGGGCCCCGATAACTCACTCTACGTTACCACTTCCCAGCTCCACATTCCGCGCAAGGAGCGCACCGAGCCTTACCAGATCCTGAAAATGACGCTCCCGCAGCCGTAG
- a CDS encoding erythromycin esterase family protein, translating to MKTFFRSLLASALFTTATLTAQAQPSSPAATPTDTARITLDPRLINPVSMQSFEAFRTAVQPLVKQMAGKKVVAMGESTHGTAEFYKLRFWLTRILMEEYGFDRLGLENTYGDTYLLNQALQQRTTTDLKPLMQKHLISMWQNQEMAELLTWMQARNRAQRRQVELTGIDIMFATADAQLLQQGLAKAKNPEVQAAVAQLLKSAAYNDNYYYKMSDKTFKRNRAEWLSTGYAGYLAAEKLVQLLPTTKLPRKQREVLAGAAKNAHLGFDVFYQYEKFKRNSSRDSAFAEMTKFIASGNHKVIIWAHDAHVGRTVAATDDRSNGGGTGDYIERMFPGQYFVLATATGAGTFAATKDVFISPASIMASYPLSAPKAGSWEAAMSQVSSPLYFFDTHQLGAQDLKRPHRLVGQTLGGEDYYADTQLGATYDAMLFVRQGTAATPLR from the coding sequence ATGAAAACCTTCTTCCGCTCCCTGCTCGCCTCGGCCCTGTTTACTACTGCTACCCTCACGGCTCAGGCCCAGCCCAGCAGCCCCGCTGCCACCCCCACCGACACAGCCCGCATTACCCTCGATCCTCGCCTGATCAACCCTGTGAGCATGCAGAGCTTTGAGGCCTTCCGAACCGCCGTGCAGCCCCTGGTAAAGCAAATGGCCGGCAAGAAGGTGGTGGCTATGGGCGAAAGCACCCACGGCACGGCCGAGTTCTATAAGCTACGGTTCTGGCTGACCCGCATCCTGATGGAGGAGTACGGCTTCGACCGCCTGGGGCTGGAAAACACCTACGGCGACACCTACCTGCTCAACCAGGCCCTGCAGCAGCGCACCACTACCGACCTCAAGCCCCTAATGCAGAAGCACCTGATTAGTATGTGGCAAAACCAGGAAATGGCCGAGCTGCTCACCTGGATGCAGGCCCGCAACCGCGCCCAGCGCCGCCAGGTGGAGCTAACCGGCATCGACATCATGTTCGCCACCGCCGATGCTCAGCTGCTGCAGCAGGGCCTAGCCAAAGCCAAGAACCCAGAGGTGCAGGCCGCCGTGGCCCAGCTACTGAAAAGCGCTGCCTACAACGATAACTACTACTATAAAATGAGCGACAAGACGTTCAAGCGCAACCGCGCCGAGTGGCTTAGCACGGGCTACGCGGGCTACCTGGCCGCCGAAAAGCTGGTGCAGCTCCTGCCTACCACTAAGCTGCCCCGCAAGCAACGGGAAGTGCTGGCCGGCGCCGCCAAAAACGCTCACCTGGGCTTCGATGTCTTCTACCAGTACGAGAAATTCAAGCGCAACTCCTCCCGCGACAGCGCCTTTGCTGAAATGACCAAGTTTATTGCCAGCGGCAACCACAAGGTCATCATCTGGGCCCACGATGCCCACGTGGGCCGCACGGTAGCCGCAACCGATGACCGCAGCAACGGCGGCGGCACCGGCGACTACATTGAGCGCATGTTCCCAGGTCAGTATTTCGTGCTGGCTACGGCCACCGGCGCGGGCACTTTCGCCGCTACCAAGGATGTGTTCATTTCTCCGGCCAGCATCATGGCGTCCTACCCCCTCTCGGCGCCTAAAGCCGGTTCCTGGGAAGCGGCCATGAGCCAGGTGAGCAGCCCGCTCTACTTCTTTGATACTCACCAATTGGGAGCCCAGGACCTGAAGCGCCCGCACCGCTTAGTGGGCCAAACCCTGGGCGGCGAGGACTACTACGCCGACACCCAGCTCGGGGCCACCTACGATGCCATGCTCTTCGTGCGCCAGGGTACGGCCGCTACTCCGCTGCGCTAA
- a CDS encoding TonB family protein codes for MLQLLLALSTALIPALPSGGSLPAPVNAPVARPVATLVTGRVTNDAGQPLPGVVVGVQGSSLATSTNSSGEFLLQLTTDKSVLLFRYHGYRDQNLEVVAGEPLVVKMYPVTSSLSTATSSGQPEVLNHSEELPSFPGGDAAYSAFIKQNAVFPKEALARRISGTVYVSFVVDEQGRITDARVIKGCGGGLDEEALRLVRIMPWWTPGKEGGKPVRVARTIPVPFLYKQ; via the coding sequence ATGCTTCAACTTTTACTTGCCTTATCTACTGCCCTTATCCCTGCCCTGCCTTCCGGCGGTAGCTTGCCTGCCCCGGTAAACGCTCCTGTGGCCCGCCCGGTGGCTACGCTGGTGACGGGCCGCGTAACCAACGATGCCGGCCAGCCCCTGCCCGGCGTGGTAGTAGGCGTGCAGGGCTCTTCCCTGGCCACCAGCACCAACTCCTCCGGCGAGTTTCTGCTGCAGCTCACCACCGATAAATCTGTGCTGCTTTTCCGCTACCACGGCTACCGCGACCAAAACCTGGAGGTGGTGGCCGGCGAGCCGCTGGTAGTGAAGATGTACCCCGTCACCAGCTCCCTCTCTACCGCTACCTCCTCCGGCCAGCCGGAAGTGCTGAACCACTCTGAGGAGTTGCCCTCCTTTCCCGGCGGCGACGCGGCCTACAGCGCCTTCATTAAGCAGAACGCGGTGTTTCCGAAAGAGGCCCTGGCCCGGCGTATATCGGGTACGGTGTACGTCAGCTTCGTGGTAGATGAGCAGGGCCGCATTACGGATGCCCGCGTGATTAAGGGTTGCGGCGGCGGCCTCGATGAGGAAGCCCTGCGCCTCGTCCGGATTATGCCCTGGTGGACGCCGGGCAAGGAGGGCGGCAAACCCGTGCGCGTGGCCCGCACCATTCCGGTGCCCTTCCTCTACAAGCAATAA
- a CDS encoding cold-shock protein, with product MGRSQATFGKKENEKKRLKKRMDKAERKEERQANAKNGGNLDEMLAYVDEDGNITSTPPDPTRKRKEIKVEDITLGARKQEEEDPADLIRQGTVSFFNDSKGYGFIKDQKSGESIFVHANGLINQIKENDKVTFETEMGQKGLNAVRVRLAA from the coding sequence ATGGGCAGATCACAAGCCACTTTTGGAAAGAAAGAAAATGAAAAGAAGCGCCTGAAAAAGCGCATGGACAAAGCTGAGCGCAAAGAAGAGCGCCAGGCCAATGCCAAAAACGGCGGCAACCTCGATGAGATGCTGGCCTATGTAGATGAGGATGGCAACATCACCTCTACCCCGCCCGATCCCACCCGGAAGCGGAAAGAAATTAAAGTAGAAGACATTACCCTGGGCGCCCGCAAGCAGGAAGAAGAGGACCCCGCCGACCTGATCCGACAGGGTACGGTATCCTTTTTCAACGACTCCAAGGGCTACGGCTTCATTAAGGATCAGAAATCGGGGGAAAGCATCTTCGTGCATGCCAACGGCCTGATCAACCAGATCAAGGAAAACGATAAGGTGACCTTTGAGACGGAAATGGGTCAGAAGGGCCTGAACGCCGTGCGCGTGCGCCTGGCCGCGTAA